Genomic DNA from Caldisericum sp.:
TACATTTCTTCTTTCAGAGATGGCATTTACACTTCGATTGACAAGGGAAAGACTTTTACAAAAGTCGATTTTCCTGTAGGCAATGTAACAAGCATTGCTGCAGGCTCTAACGGATTTTTGTACATAATGGACGATGGTATACCATTTGTGCAGAATGATTCTGGAAATATATTACCCCTTGATGGAGACACATTTCTTGTCGGCGGTCCAAAGTGGAAAATTATTGACGGCAAGTTATTCATCGATATGAATGATATCAAAAGCGATATTTATTCAGTAAAAGTAAATAGCGATAGCATTGAAATTTTCAGGATGTGCGATATGCTGCCATAGGAGGTGGGCGTGAGTAAAAAGATTTTTGTCGCTTTAGTTTTACTTATGTTGTTTTTAAGCCTTGTTGGTTGTAAGACAGGCTTACCTCAGCAGGATTTGAAGGTTGTTAAATTTGATTCTGTTCCTCAAGGAGCAGATGTATTTGTAGACAATCAAAAAATAGGGCAAACACCAATAGAACTTAAACTCTATCCAGGGAATCATTGTGTCACAATACGAAAAGAAGGTTTTGAGGATTACAACGAGACAATCAATGTAACAAATGACGAAAATCCAAAGGAAGTAGTAGCAAAACTTGAAAAACAACCTGAATTTCTATGTGGACATCCTCTATGCTTTGTTGAACCAACAATTAGATACACATGTTGCGGTGGAGTATTTTATTCAGGCGTCTATCTAAATGGCACATATAATGTAAGAGGCTATACAACATTAGACTCGTTTGATATTGTGTTTCCTTCAGGCAAAAAAGTGCATTTTGATACAGAGCAAACATCCGATAAATTTTCCTGGGGCGAACAAGTAAGAAAATTCTCTAAGAAGGTCACATTTGACGAACTTGGAGAATACAAAGTAATGCACAATGGAGAAATTGTTACTCCACCTTTTGGCGGTGCTGCAGAATTTAAGTTCAAAGTCCTCTATAAAGCAAAAATTCTTAATGGTAAGATACTTGGTAGCCTTTCAGGAAATCCTGAAGACAATAATAAAATTCTACTTCCAGTTTGGGAATCAATTGATCTAAAACTTCTTTTAACTGACGCTAATGGGAATATTGCACGAAACAAACCAATTGGGCTTGATAATCTTAAAACAGATAATAATGGCATTGCAACAATAAAAGTTAAAAGCGATTTAACAAAGGATTCCCCGTTTGAAATATATGGGGAAATTAGAGGTTGGCTTTGCGAATACACAAATTTTGATTTAAATGGCAATCTTATAAAGGCTGACTTTGTATCGTATGATGAGAAAGGAAATCCAACACAATACATCCCAAAAATAATCCCAAACAAGGTTAATGTAATAAAAGAAAGTGGACACATATACATGCCGTATAACTCAGCAGGATTTGCTCTGAATGAACTCGGGTTTGTAGGCAATGTGAATTATTTCTATGTCCATCCTAAAAATCCCTCTATAATCTATACTAATTCGTCAGTCTCAAAGGATGGAGGAAAAACATTCGAGAAAT
This window encodes:
- a CDS encoding PEGA domain-containing protein encodes the protein MSKKIFVALVLLMLFLSLVGCKTGLPQQDLKVVKFDSVPQGADVFVDNQKIGQTPIELKLYPGNHCVTIRKEGFEDYNETINVTNDENPKEVVAKLEKQPEFLCGHPLCFVEPTIRYTCCGGVFYSGVYLNGTYNVRGYTTLDSFDIVFPSGKKVHFDTEQTSDKFSWGEQVRKFSKKVTFDELGEYKVMHNGEIVTPPFGGAAEFKFKVLYKAKILNGKILGSLSGNPEDNNKILLPVWESIDLKLLLTDANGNIARNKPIGLDNLKTDNNGIATIKVKSDLTKDSPFEIYGEIRGWLCEYTNFDLNGNLIKADFVSYDEKGNPTQYIPKIIPNKVNVIKESGHIYMPYNSAGFALNELGFVGNVNYFYVHPKNPSIIYTNSSVSKDGGKTFEKFYGRIFFDEVAVDPKHPSVIYGWKKQGACNSQDGVLMESKDYGMHFSKIADLKSVRNIVLDPQNPTTIYVTTEDSVLVSKNGGKDWEKFFNSPCIPWINPHNNRVILMSGYNFAGTEDGGKTWNDLNFFKDRPRAWNEPVAFAFDPVKPSLVYGITSSHIFKSEDNGNNWTLLNQKYFSDIEAIAIDPNDNSKIYIATNQGILVSTDGGKTFNTLAGYLYSFAWGENAATLLTVDKNGTVYAILAHIPFKIDSSGSLLPVNESFISSGPQWKVVNGILYLDVKTIKSYNVVVDVTDKDITFYRLYYIGP